From Nocardia sp. NBC_00416:
GCCGGTGTTCGCCCCGGGCCATCCGGGACAGCGCGGACAGCGGCTCGCCCTGCGAGCCGGTGGAGATGAGAACCAGCTTGTCGCCGGGCAGCGTCGCGGCCTGATCCAGATCGACCACGATCCCGTCCGGAACCGTGAGATAACCCAGATCCTGGGCGATCTGCATATTGCGGACCATGGACCGGCCGACGAAGCAGACGCGCCGCCCGTACTTCTGCGCCACGTCCACCACCTGCTGGATGCGGTGCACATGGCTGGCGAAGGACGCCACGATCACCCGGTGGCGGGCCTTGCCGATCACCGTGTCCAGCACACCGCCGATCTCCCGTTCGGGCGTGACGAAGCCGGGCACCTCGGCATTGGTGGAATCGACGAGGAACAGATCCACGCCCTCGTCGCCGAGGCGGGAGAATCCCGCGAGATCGGTCAATCGGCCGTCCAGCGGCAGCTGATCGAGTTTGATGTCGCCGGTGTGCAGGACCGTGCCGGCCGGCGTGCGGATGGCCACCGCCAGGGCATCCGGGATGGAGTGGTTGACCGCGAAGTATTCGCATTCGAAGGGCCCGTGCTCGGTGCGCTGCCCCTCGGTGACCTCCAGCAGCGCCGGATGCAGTCGGTGCTCGCGGCATTTGGCCGCGACCAGGGCGAGGGTGAACTTCGACCCGATCACCGGGATATCGGGGCGCAGGCGCAGCAGGAACGGCACTGCGCCGATATGGTCCTCGTGCCCGTGGGTCAGCACTACGGCCACCACATCGTCGATCCGGTCCTCGATCGGCCGGAAATCGGGCAGGATCAGGTCCACACCGGGCTGCTGGTCCTCGGGGAACAGCACTCCGCAGTCGACGATGAGCAGCTTGCCGCCGTATTCGAAGACGGTCATGTTACGGCCGATTTCGCCGATACCCCCGAGCGCGAACACCCGCAGACCCTGACGCGGAAGCTTGGGGGGCAGCGACAGACGGTCCTGGGCGGCCGCCTCCGGAGGGGCGGCGGGCGCCGGGCGGGCGGAGTCGCCGCGCCCACGCCCGGTCTGTTTGGCCCGGCCCCCGCGCCGCGATCGTTCCCGTTGCGGTCGGGCTTCCGGGGCAGTGGCCTCGGCGACGGTCTCGGCTTCCCTTGGCACGGTTTCGGATTCCCTTTCGGCAGTGGATCCGGCGGATTCCGCAACCGGAGGGGTGTGCGCGGGTTCGGCCTGCGGCTCCGGTGCCGGAGCGGCGGGACCCGCACCGCGGCGCGCGGTGCGGCGGGGACGGCGGGCAGCGGGTTCGGTCATTCGAGCACCCCTGCCGCGCGCAGATCTGCGGCGAGATCCTCGAGCTGTTCGGGGCTGGGCATGATCTGCGGCAGCCGCGGTTCGCCCGCGTCCACACCGAGCAACCGGAGCCCGCCCTTCGTCATCGCCACACCCCCGAGCCGGGCCATCGCGGCGTTGAGCCACAGCAGGCTCGTGTTGATGTCACGGGCGCGAACCACATCTCCCGCGGTGAAGGCGTCGACCATTTCGCGCAATCGTTCCGGCACCAGGTGGCCGATGACGCTGATGAAGCCGACCGCGCCCATCGCCAGCCACGGCAGGTTCAACATGTCGTCACCGGAGTAGAAGGCCAGATCGGTTTCCGCGATCAGCGCGGCACCCGCGTTCAGATCGCCCTTGGCGTCCTTGACTGCGACGATGCGTGGGTGTTCGGCCAGCCGGCGAATCGTGTCGGAGGCGATCGGGACCACCGACCGCGGCGGAATGTCGTACAGCGTGACCGGTAGATCGGTGGCGTCGGCGACGGCGGTGAAATGCGCGAACAGGCCTTCCTGGGTGGGTCTCGAGTAGTAGGGGGTCACCACCAGCAGTCCGTGCGCGCCCGCGCGCTGGGCGTTGCGCGCCAACTCGATCGAATGCGCGGTGTCGTAGGTGCCGGCCCCGGCGATCACGGTGGCCTGGTTGCCGACCGCGTCGACGACCGCGCGCAGCAGGTCCGCCTTCTCCGATTCGGTGGTGGTCGGCGATTCGCCGGTGGTACCCGAGATCGCGAGCAGGTCGACGCCCCGTTCGACCAGACGATGTGCCAGGGAGACGCCGGTGTCTATGTCGAGCTTTCCCTCGGCACTGAAGGGGGACACCATCGCGACACCTACTGTGCCGGACGCGCTCAACACCGGGGGCGTCGATTCACCGTTCGTCATGGTCAGAAAGGCTACCCGGTCACCTGATCGGCCTCGACACCCTCGTCTGTGTTCCCGGCCGCCGCGCAGGCAACAGCGACATCACCCCAAAGTCAGCATGATGCCAATTCGCTCCTTGACGACATCGAATATGGCGTCACACTGGTGTCATGGATCTGACCCGCTACACCGCCCGCATTCGCGACGACCTGGTGGCCGCGGCCGCGCTGGGCGACGAGAAAACGCAGGCCACGGCCACTGCCCTCGCCAACACCGTGGAGAACTCCGCCCGGCTGGCGCTGCTCTCGGCACTCACCGAACTCGCCGATACCGTCACTGCCGAACTCGGCGACCGCAGCGTGCACGTCTCACTGCACGGC
This genomic window contains:
- a CDS encoding ribonuclease J; the encoded protein is MTEPAARRPRRTARRGAGPAAPAPEPQAEPAHTPPVAESAGSTAERESETVPREAETVAEATAPEARPQRERSRRGGRAKQTGRGRGDSARPAPAAPPEAAAQDRLSLPPKLPRQGLRVFALGGIGEIGRNMTVFEYGGKLLIVDCGVLFPEDQQPGVDLILPDFRPIEDRIDDVVAVVLTHGHEDHIGAVPFLLRLRPDIPVIGSKFTLALVAAKCREHRLHPALLEVTEGQRTEHGPFECEYFAVNHSIPDALAVAIRTPAGTVLHTGDIKLDQLPLDGRLTDLAGFSRLGDEGVDLFLVDSTNAEVPGFVTPEREIGGVLDTVIGKARHRVIVASFASHVHRIQQVVDVAQKYGRRVCFVGRSMVRNMQIAQDLGYLTVPDGIVVDLDQAATLPGDKLVLISTGSQGEPLSALSRMARGEHRQIHIRADDLVVLASSLIPGNENSVFTVVNGLARLGATVITQQNAKVHVSGHASAGELLYLYNAVRPTNAMPVHGEWRHLRANAALAVATGVPEDRVVLAEDGVVVDLVDGIASIVGRVPVGHVYVDGLSVGDVGESTLSDRLVLGEGGFIAITVAVDATTGKAVSTPEVSGRGFSDDPTALSGAAELVEAELLRLAGEGVTDTHRIAQAVRRIVGRWVADTYRRRPMIVPTVLGV
- the dapA gene encoding 4-hydroxy-tetrahydrodipicolinate synthase; its protein translation is MTNGESTPPVLSASGTVGVAMVSPFSAEGKLDIDTGVSLAHRLVERGVDLLAISGTTGESPTTTESEKADLLRAVVDAVGNQATVIAGAGTYDTAHSIELARNAQRAGAHGLLVVTPYYSRPTQEGLFAHFTAVADATDLPVTLYDIPPRSVVPIASDTIRRLAEHPRIVAVKDAKGDLNAGAALIAETDLAFYSGDDMLNLPWLAMGAVGFISVIGHLVPERLREMVDAFTAGDVVRARDINTSLLWLNAAMARLGGVAMTKGGLRLLGVDAGEPRLPQIMPSPEQLEDLAADLRAAGVLE